In the genome of Acidobacteriota bacterium, one region contains:
- a CDS encoding metallophosphoesterase, which yields MRTHLVSRRLARRRGLITLSLSASPPLSPPPVSPDPEITEMDIHIRQLGAAHDGLRIVHLTDIHHSLYTPLEDVERAVKMANHLQPDLIALTGDYVTFSPTYIWPVAQVLGRLRARLGVFAVLGNHDFQVDADEITRALKAHHIHVLRNSHFALDSGRDRLWLVGVDDLWWSADDLDAGMRHIPSHDPKILLCHNPAGIHMAAEQHIDLVLSGHTHGGQVRLPVVGGLYTRSKLGKKFIAGWNRLDGTQIYVSRGIGKVLVPLRVGCPPEIACLNLRAGNPSRTHELS from the coding sequence ATGAGAACACATCTGGTATCGAGGCGTCTGGCAAGGCGCCGGGGGCTCATTACGCTCTCGCTCTCTGCCAGCCCGCCGCTTTCTCCGCCACCTGTTTCGCCTGACCCGGAAATTACTGAGATGGACATCCACATCCGCCAGCTTGGGGCGGCGCACGATGGCTTGAGGATTGTCCATCTGACCGATATTCACCACAGCCTCTACACGCCCCTTGAAGATGTCGAAAGGGCTGTGAAGATGGCGAACCACCTCCAGCCTGACCTGATTGCACTCACGGGGGACTACGTCACCTTCTCTCCTACTTACATCTGGCCGGTAGCCCAGGTGCTCGGCCGGCTGCGGGCAAGGCTGGGAGTTTTTGCCGTCCTGGGCAATCACGACTTCCAGGTCGACGCCGATGAAATAACGAGGGCCCTTAAGGCCCATCACATCCACGTCCTGCGCAACTCGCACTTTGCGCTCGATTCCGGGCGCGACCGGCTCTGGCTGGTTGGAGTTGACGACCTCTGGTGGAGCGCCGACGATCTTGACGCCGGCATGCGCCACATCCCGTCGCACGATCCCAAAATCCTGTTATGCCACAATCCGGCCGGGATTCACATGGCGGCGGAGCAACACATCGACCTGGTCCTTTCCGGCCATACTCACGGAGGGCAGGTCAGGTTGCCGGTTGTGGGCGGCCTCTATACAAGGTCCAAACTGGGCAAGAAATTCATCGCAGGGTGGAACCGGCTGGACGGGACACAGATTTATGTCAGCCGCGGTATTGGCAAGGTGCTGGTTCCATTGCGGGTCGGTTGTCCACCAGAAATCGCCTGCCTGAACCTGCGCGCCGGAAATCCTTCAAGAACGCACGAGTTATCATGA
- a CDS encoding pyruvate dehydrogenase complex dihydrolipoamide acetyltransferase, which yields MASRVLMPKGSDTMTEGKVLKWLKNEGEQVANGDALVEIETDKVDMEVESMASGVLRKVLVNAGETVPVGQMLAIIGKAEEDISSLVSANGGAPAVAPSAGHKETPAAQEPKPPAPVTAPVPAATASTAAGGRILASPLARRIARDTGLDLTAIQGSGPGGRIIRRDVESATVAGAPSAVPAAQFAPQGPEFRDEPLSQMRKTIAQRLSQSLGPIPHFYLTIDVDMKKAKELRESANKLNPDLKLTYNDIIVKACAVALTQHPDVNASFMGNAIRYHNRIHLGNAVAIEGGLITPVVRDCNLKTLQQISAESKGLIARARARKLKPEEYTGGTFSVSNLGMMGIVEFSAVINPPEGAILAIGSVEEKPVVENGQITIGFRCRMTLSCDHRVVDGATGARFLQTLQQILENPILMAL from the coding sequence ATGGCATCTCGAGTTCTCATGCCCAAGGGTAGCGACACCATGACCGAGGGCAAGGTACTGAAGTGGCTTAAAAACGAGGGAGAACAGGTCGCGAACGGCGACGCTCTGGTCGAAATTGAGACCGACAAAGTGGATATGGAAGTCGAATCGATGGCCTCCGGCGTCCTTCGCAAGGTCCTGGTGAATGCAGGAGAAACCGTACCGGTTGGCCAGATGCTGGCCATCATCGGGAAAGCTGAAGAAGACATCTCTTCACTTGTTTCAGCCAATGGAGGCGCCCCTGCCGTTGCGCCCTCCGCGGGGCACAAAGAAACGCCCGCCGCCCAGGAGCCCAAACCGCCTGCACCCGTTACGGCGCCTGTGCCAGCAGCAACCGCATCAACCGCAGCGGGAGGCCGCATTCTGGCTTCGCCCCTGGCGCGGCGCATTGCGCGCGACACCGGCCTGGATCTCACAGCCATTCAGGGCTCCGGCCCCGGAGGGCGCATCATTCGCCGCGATGTGGAATCGGCAACGGTCGCAGGCGCTCCTTCGGCGGTTCCCGCAGCGCAATTCGCCCCTCAGGGGCCCGAATTTCGTGATGAACCTCTCAGCCAGATGCGCAAAACCATTGCCCAGAGACTATCTCAAAGCCTGGGCCCAATTCCCCACTTCTATCTGACCATTGATGTGGATATGAAGAAGGCTAAGGAGCTGCGCGAGTCGGCAAACAAGCTGAACCCCGATTTGAAGCTAACCTACAACGACATCATCGTAAAAGCCTGCGCAGTTGCGCTCACCCAGCACCCTGACGTCAACGCCAGCTTTATGGGCAATGCCATCCGGTATCATAACCGCATCCACCTGGGCAACGCTGTCGCTATTGAAGGCGGCCTCATCACCCCTGTGGTGCGCGATTGCAATCTCAAAACCCTGCAGCAGATCTCGGCCGAATCCAAAGGCCTGATTGCGCGTGCCCGTGCCCGCAAGCTTAAACCCGAAGAATACACGGGCGGGACCTTCAGCGTTTCAAACCTGGGCATGATGGGCATCGTGGAATTCTCGGCGGTGATCAACCCGCCCGAGGGCGCAATCCTGGCTATTGGATCTGTCGAGGAGAAGCCCGTGGTCGAAAACGGGCAGATTACGATCGGGTTCCGCTGCCGGATGACGCTTTCCTGCGACCATCGAGTGGTGGATGGGGCAACAGGCGCACGGTTCTTGCAGACGCTCCAGCAGATTCTGGAAAACCCTATCCTGATGGCGCTCTAG
- a CDS encoding inositol monophosphatase — translation MDNYLDVAVDIARESGALLAQLSTQPHEISYKRKSDIVTDADRRSEALILERLRRHFPDHAVVAEESGSKETGSEYCWYVDPLDGTTNFAHGFPVYCVTLVLAYRDEVIAGVVYDPNREEMYAAERGAGATLNGQRIRVSKTANLSESLLGTGFPPFASNHDLNLQIFFKLTYLSHGIRRAGSAALDLCSVATGHFEGFWELKLNPWDKAAGSLLVTESGGRVTDLMGGPFSLHRDEIFASNGLIHGPMLEVFSEVLEKHGKVNCSCG, via the coding sequence ATGGATAATTATCTCGACGTTGCAGTCGATATCGCCCGCGAATCGGGCGCGTTGCTCGCGCAACTTTCCACTCAGCCGCACGAGATTTCTTACAAACGGAAATCCGACATTGTGACGGATGCCGACCGGCGTTCCGAGGCCTTGATTCTTGAGCGACTTCGCCGCCACTTCCCGGACCACGCTGTCGTGGCTGAAGAGAGCGGCAGCAAGGAGACCGGCTCTGAGTACTGCTGGTACGTTGATCCGCTGGACGGCACCACTAATTTTGCCCACGGGTTCCCTGTATATTGTGTCACGCTGGTTTTGGCTTACCGCGATGAGGTGATCGCCGGCGTGGTCTACGACCCGAACCGCGAGGAAATGTATGCAGCCGAGCGCGGCGCCGGGGCAACCCTTAACGGCCAGCGAATCCGCGTGTCAAAAACCGCGAACCTTTCTGAAAGCCTGCTGGGCACCGGTTTTCCGCCCTTCGCTTCTAACCATGATTTGAACCTGCAGATCTTTTTCAAGCTCACATACCTTTCTCACGGAATTCGCCGGGCAGGTTCTGCAGCGCTGGACCTTTGTTCAGTGGCAACGGGACACTTCGAGGGCTTCTGGGAGCTGAAGCTGAATCCCTGGGACAAGGCAGCCGGCTCTTTATTGGTAACGGAGTCCGGAGGCCGGGTTACCGACCTCATGGGCGGGCCTTTCTCGCTCCATCGTGATGAGATATTTGCGTCAAACGGGCTGATCCATGGGCCGATGCTCGAGGTTTTTTCAGAGGTTCTGGAAAAGCACGGGAAGGTCAATTGCAGTTGTGGTTAA
- a CDS encoding agmatine deiminase family protein codes for MAATPQSLGYRLPAEWEPHEATWIGWPHNVTDWPGRFTPIPWVYSEIVRKLMLGEIVRILVQSKAHESRARKALLRAGVDLARLEFFRFPTDRGWTRDFGPIFLKKNGSSAGIAIVRFRFNAWAKYPEWRKDDAIPGHAARALKLPLLPARLAGRDFVLEGGSIEVNGQGTLLTTEECLLDEKIQIRNPGLSKDGIEAALRQNLGVENILWLGRGIAGDDTHGHVDDLCRFVNPKTVVLCSEESPADPNYTLLQENRERLEGMRLEDGAKIQVVALPMPSPIHFEGQRLPASYANFYIANAAVLAPTFNDPKDRIALGTLAELFTDRPVIGIHAVDLVWGLGTLHCLTQQQPAVD; via the coding sequence GTGGCCGCCACGCCCCAATCCCTCGGATACCGTCTGCCCGCAGAATGGGAACCTCACGAGGCCACCTGGATCGGCTGGCCGCATAACGTCACGGACTGGCCGGGGCGTTTCACTCCCATTCCCTGGGTCTACAGCGAAATTGTCCGCAAGCTCATGCTCGGAGAAATTGTCCGTATCCTGGTTCAATCAAAGGCGCACGAATCACGCGCTCGGAAGGCCCTCCTGCGCGCAGGTGTTGATCTCGCACGTTTGGAATTCTTCCGCTTCCCCACTGACCGTGGCTGGACGCGCGACTTCGGGCCCATATTCCTGAAAAAAAACGGATCGTCCGCAGGGATCGCAATTGTTCGTTTCCGCTTCAACGCCTGGGCTAAATATCCCGAATGGCGGAAGGATGACGCCATACCCGGCCATGCAGCCCGCGCGCTGAAGCTGCCTTTGCTTCCAGCCAGACTGGCGGGCCGTGACTTTGTGTTGGAGGGCGGCAGCATAGAAGTAAACGGCCAGGGAACTCTCCTGACCACAGAGGAGTGCCTGCTGGATGAGAAGATCCAGATACGCAACCCGGGCCTTAGCAAGGATGGAATCGAAGCCGCCCTGCGCCAGAACCTCGGTGTGGAGAACATTCTGTGGCTCGGGCGTGGGATCGCGGGCGATGATACCCACGGCCATGTGGATGACCTGTGCCGCTTCGTCAACCCGAAGACTGTGGTCCTCTGCAGCGAGGAAAGCCCTGCCGACCCCAACTACACCCTGCTCCAGGAAAACCGCGAGCGGCTTGAAGGAATGCGCCTCGAGGATGGTGCCAAGATTCAGGTTGTCGCGCTCCCCATGCCCTCCCCAATCCACTTCGAAGGCCAGCGTCTGCCGGCAAGCTATGCCAATTTTTACATTGCCAATGCGGCAGTGCTGGCCCCAACCTTTAACGATCCGAAGGACCGGATCGCGCTGGGAACTCTGGCAGAGCTGTTTACGGACCGGCCTGTAATCGGCATTCACGCCGTCGATCTGGTCTGGGGCCTCGGGACCCTTCACTGTCTCACCCAGCAGCAACCCGCGGTCGATTGA
- a CDS encoding sulfurtransferase, which yields MDETLRFILHHGYLVLLVWVFAEQMGLPVPSMPGTLAAGALAGTGKLKLGLVVLLPSIGALLADVIWYELGKYRGAKVLNLLCRISLEPDSCIRNTENRFARSGAGALVIAKFVPGLSTAAPPLAGMFGMRFTRFLIYDGAGAVVYNGAFVILGYAFSRQLEKVAQVALQLGAGLLVLAAGGLFLYIAWKYFQRQKFLRTLRVNRITPEELKRKIDAGEEVTIIDLRHSMDFEADPSTIPGAYTLPSEEFEKRYREIPADRELILYCT from the coding sequence ATGGATGAGACGCTTCGATTTATTCTGCACCACGGTTATCTGGTCCTCCTCGTATGGGTCTTCGCTGAGCAGATGGGTTTGCCCGTCCCTTCCATGCCCGGTACGCTTGCTGCTGGAGCCCTCGCCGGTACAGGAAAGCTGAAGCTGGGGCTGGTTGTACTTCTTCCCTCAATAGGGGCGCTACTGGCGGATGTCATATGGTATGAGCTTGGCAAGTACCGCGGCGCGAAGGTGCTGAACCTCCTCTGCCGAATTTCCCTGGAGCCGGATTCCTGCATCAGAAACACGGAAAATCGGTTTGCGAGGAGCGGCGCGGGCGCTCTGGTGATAGCGAAATTTGTCCCGGGGCTCAGCACGGCGGCCCCTCCGCTCGCTGGCATGTTCGGAATGCGCTTTACACGTTTCCTGATTTACGACGGGGCTGGCGCTGTAGTTTACAACGGAGCGTTTGTCATTCTTGGTTATGCGTTCAGCCGCCAACTGGAAAAGGTGGCGCAAGTTGCGCTGCAACTCGGTGCGGGACTTCTGGTGCTGGCAGCAGGCGGCCTGTTCCTTTATATCGCCTGGAAGTACTTCCAGCGGCAAAAGTTTTTACGCACGCTGCGGGTCAACCGCATTACACCGGAAGAATTGAAACGAAAAATCGATGCCGGCGAAGAAGTGACGATTATCGATCTGAGACACTCGATGGACTTTGAAGCGGACCCGAGCACGATTCCGGGTGCTTATACCCTGCCCTCCGAGGAATTTGAAAAGCGCTATCGGGAAATTCCCGCGGACCGCGAGTTGATCCTTTACTGCACTTGA
- a CDS encoding cytochrome C, whose translation MTDYITRFSLRQRVEHASVGLLFIVLATTGLIQEFFPMRWAGWMILEMGGIDRVRWIHRVAGIGLAFVVFSHVIVSVLQVVRGQSKPTMVPTRKDFDDVVIVTRYYLQLSDEQPRFDRYDFRQKLEYWGLIFGSLIMTVTGFMLYFPVLTTRFLPGEVIPAALIAHGREGLLAFLVIITWHFFNSHLSPEAFPIDTSIFTGKISRERMEKEHPLEYERVLASGEGKLEGPGPGESRGPG comes from the coding sequence ATGACCGATTACATCACCCGATTCTCGTTGCGGCAACGCGTAGAACACGCCAGCGTAGGCTTGTTGTTTATCGTGCTGGCCACAACCGGCTTGATCCAGGAGTTTTTTCCGATGCGCTGGGCCGGGTGGATGATTCTGGAGATGGGTGGAATCGACAGGGTGCGATGGATCCACCGCGTTGCGGGGATCGGTCTTGCCTTCGTTGTGTTTTCGCACGTGATCGTCTCGGTGCTGCAAGTGGTCCGCGGGCAGTCCAAACCTACCATGGTTCCCACTCGCAAGGACTTTGACGACGTCGTCATTGTAACTCGCTACTACTTGCAGCTTTCAGACGAACAGCCGCGGTTCGATCGCTATGACTTTCGCCAGAAGCTCGAGTATTGGGGCTTGATCTTCGGTTCGCTCATCATGACCGTAACTGGGTTCATGCTCTATTTCCCTGTTCTGACAACGCGTTTTCTGCCCGGAGAGGTAATCCCTGCGGCGCTGATTGCGCACGGCCGGGAGGGTTTACTGGCCTTCCTGGTGATCATCACATGGCATTTCTTCAATTCTCACTTGTCGCCTGAAGCATTTCCTATCGACACCAGCATCTTCACGGGAAAGATCAGCCGCGAGCGGATGGAGAAAGAACATCCGCTCGAATATGAGCGGGTCCTTGCCAGCGGCGAAGGGAAACTTGAAGGACCCGGCCCAGGAGAATCGCGTGGGCCGGGTTAG
- a CDS encoding pyruvate dehydrogenase complex E1 component subunit beta: MAVIAYREALNQAMREEMLRDETVFLMGEEVGAYNGAYKVSKGLLDEFGPKRVLDTPITELGFTGLGVGAAMTGLRPIVEIMTFNFSLLALDQIVNSAAKMLYMSGGQIGVPMVVRGPGGAGHQLSAQHSQALEAWFCHIPGLKVVTPSTPADAKGLLKSSIRDNNPVIFIESEVLYGLKGEVPEGEYTIPLGVAEIKRPGNDVTLIAHAKMVHVALQAAEELEKEGIDAEVVDPRTLRPLDTETIIQSIQKTNRAVVVEEGWPFCGIGAQVVDTIQHQAFDYLDAPILRVTGVDVPMPYAKPLEHLCAPDKSRVIDAVHRVTYRN, translated from the coding sequence ATGGCAGTTATAGCTTATAGGGAAGCGCTGAATCAGGCAATGCGCGAAGAAATGCTGCGCGACGAGACGGTCTTCCTGATGGGCGAAGAAGTGGGCGCGTATAACGGCGCTTACAAGGTCAGCAAAGGATTGCTTGACGAATTCGGCCCGAAGCGTGTTCTCGATACTCCCATCACTGAGCTCGGCTTCACAGGCCTCGGGGTGGGCGCCGCCATGACGGGATTGCGCCCCATAGTTGAAATAATGACGTTCAACTTCTCGCTGCTGGCGCTCGACCAGATTGTGAACAGCGCCGCCAAGATGCTTTACATGTCGGGCGGCCAGATCGGAGTGCCGATGGTGGTTCGCGGGCCGGGCGGCGCCGGCCATCAGCTTTCCGCCCAGCATTCACAGGCGCTGGAAGCCTGGTTCTGCCACATTCCGGGCCTCAAGGTTGTTACGCCTTCCACGCCCGCCGACGCCAAGGGCCTGTTGAAGTCCTCGATTCGTGACAACAACCCGGTGATCTTTATCGAATCGGAAGTCCTCTATGGTCTGAAGGGAGAAGTTCCTGAAGGCGAGTATACGATTCCGCTGGGGGTTGCGGAAATCAAGCGCCCCGGAAACGACGTTACTCTGATCGCGCACGCCAAGATGGTCCACGTTGCGCTGCAGGCTGCCGAGGAACTTGAAAAGGAAGGCATTGACGCCGAGGTGGTCGACCCCCGGACGCTTCGCCCACTTGACACCGAAACGATCATCCAGTCAATCCAGAAAACAAACCGGGCCGTCGTGGTGGAAGAAGGCTGGCCGTTTTGCGGCATCGGTGCCCAGGTTGTTGACACCATTCAACACCAGGCTTTCGATTATCTTGATGCTCCCATCCTTCGCGTGACGGGCGTTGACGTTCCCATGCCCTACGCCAAACCGCTGGAGCACCTTTGCGCGCCGGATAAGTCCCGCGTCATTGACGCCGTTCACCGGGTTACGTACAGAAATTAG
- a CDS encoding TIGR01777 family protein: MKVLVTGSSGLIGSALIPVLTTQGHQVVRLVRRPAQPDEDIAVWDPINGKLDTDALNGTSAVVNLAGEPINALRWTGKRKKRIRSSRVSGTRLLSESLAQLAVPPRVLVSASAVGYYGSQGDEVLTEESPAGLDFLSTVCQEWEAATEPARQKGVRVVNLRIGMVLSAKGGALRAMLPAFKAGVGGKLGDGRQFVSWIAIDDLTQTISHAIATESLSGPVNAASPNPVRNVEMTKALGHVLKRPTFLSMPVPIVRVIFGEMADALLLSSLRVEPRRLLASGFAFQFPDFESSLRHLLEGQ; this comes from the coding sequence ATGAAGGTCCTTGTCACCGGTTCAAGCGGGCTGATTGGTTCCGCGCTAATTCCGGTCTTAACAACCCAGGGACACCAGGTTGTCCGGCTGGTGCGCCGCCCGGCTCAGCCTGACGAAGATATCGCCGTGTGGGACCCGATTAACGGAAAGCTGGACACGGATGCTCTGAACGGGACGAGCGCCGTGGTGAATCTCGCCGGCGAGCCCATTAATGCATTGCGCTGGACCGGGAAGCGAAAGAAGCGCATTCGCAGCAGCCGTGTTTCCGGTACGAGGCTGCTTTCGGAATCGCTTGCGCAGCTTGCTGTTCCGCCTCGTGTGTTGGTTTCCGCTTCTGCAGTGGGATACTACGGTTCCCAAGGCGACGAGGTCCTGACGGAGGAGAGCCCTGCGGGGTTAGACTTCCTGTCCACGGTCTGCCAGGAATGGGAAGCGGCTACGGAGCCTGCCCGGCAAAAAGGGGTGCGCGTGGTGAACCTGCGCATCGGCATGGTACTTAGCGCGAAAGGCGGCGCCTTGCGGGCCATGCTTCCGGCATTCAAGGCTGGGGTGGGCGGAAAGCTCGGAGACGGGCGGCAGTTTGTCAGTTGGATTGCCATCGATGATCTCACACAAACCATTTCTCACGCCATCGCCACCGAGTCGCTTTCCGGCCCCGTAAATGCCGCTTCACCCAATCCGGTGCGGAACGTGGAAATGACCAAAGCACTGGGACACGTGTTGAAACGGCCAACATTTCTCTCCATGCCCGTCCCCATTGTACGTGTCATTTTTGGGGAAATGGCCGATGCACTTCTGCTTTCGAGCCTGCGCGTGGAACCCCGCCGTCTTCTGGCCAGCGGATTCGCTTTCCAGTTCCCGGATTTTGAATCGTCGCTACGCCACCTGCTCGAGGGCCAGTAG
- a CDS encoding carbon-nitrogen hydrolase, whose product MTKRRFKVGLVQMACGAHPDRNLRRAVKGIHEAAEKGAAMVCLPELFASSYFCQREDASVFDLAEPIPGPITRALGPVARKARLAVIAPIFERRAAGVYHNSVAVIDSDGKIAGIYRKMHIPDDPGYYEKYYFTPGDLGFHAVNTKVGPVAPLICWDQWYPEAARLVALEGANVVFYPTAIGWHPNEKERYGAVQRDAWQTIQRAHAIANGVYVAAVNRVGHEKADGGAGIEFWGSSFVADPQGVVIAEASVDREEVLMAEVDLRHLENIRRNWPFLRDRRIDAYQGIDRRLLGEPERTETR is encoded by the coding sequence ATGACAAAGAGGAGATTTAAAGTAGGCCTGGTCCAGATGGCGTGTGGCGCCCATCCAGACAGGAACCTTCGTCGGGCCGTCAAGGGCATCCACGAGGCAGCAGAGAAAGGTGCGGCAATGGTCTGCCTTCCAGAGCTTTTTGCTTCCAGCTATTTTTGCCAGCGCGAGGATGCAAGCGTTTTTGACCTGGCCGAGCCCATTCCGGGTCCCATCACCAGGGCCCTCGGCCCTGTTGCACGGAAGGCCCGCCTGGCGGTGATCGCCCCCATTTTCGAGCGCCGGGCAGCGGGCGTTTATCACAACAGCGTGGCCGTGATTGACAGCGACGGCAAAATCGCTGGCATCTATCGCAAGATGCACATTCCGGACGATCCCGGCTATTACGAAAAATACTATTTCACGCCCGGAGATCTGGGGTTCCACGCGGTCAACACAAAAGTGGGCCCGGTAGCGCCTCTCATCTGCTGGGATCAATGGTACCCGGAGGCTGCACGTCTGGTGGCGCTCGAGGGGGCTAACGTTGTTTTTTATCCCACCGCCATCGGCTGGCATCCGAACGAAAAAGAGCGGTACGGCGCGGTGCAACGTGACGCCTGGCAAACTATTCAGCGCGCCCACGCCATTGCCAATGGCGTCTATGTGGCCGCGGTCAATCGAGTCGGGCATGAAAAGGCCGATGGCGGCGCAGGAATCGAATTCTGGGGTTCGTCGTTTGTCGCTGATCCGCAAGGGGTGGTGATAGCGGAGGCTTCGGTGGACCGCGAAGAAGTTCTGATGGCCGAAGTCGATCTCAGGCATCTTGAGAACATTCGCCGCAACTGGCCGTTCCTCCGAGACCGCCGCATCGATGCCTACCAGGGTATCGACCGCAGGCTTCTCGGGGAGCCGGAAAGGACCGAAACACGGTAG
- a CDS encoding molybdopterin synthase, with protein sequence MKIKVLFFGFTHDLTGLREEQVELGEGENLQGLRRFYESRFPRMGELGGALLFAVNQQIAGPLAVLHEGDEVAFMPPVSGGMDDSHYRVTGGKISASNFARSLQCASDGAVVTFEGIVRNHSNGRKTLYLEYEAYEAMAIQKMEEIGNEAREKFCINSVGIIHRTGRLKIGETSVAIVVTAAHRRPAFEACQYLIDRLKQVVPIWKKEYFEDGVVWVEGEGRKEALAEGLL encoded by the coding sequence ATGAAAATAAAGGTTTTGTTTTTTGGATTCACACACGATCTAACGGGGCTTCGGGAAGAGCAAGTTGAACTTGGAGAGGGGGAAAACCTCCAGGGGCTGCGTCGCTTTTACGAGAGCCGGTTCCCCCGCATGGGCGAACTGGGAGGGGCGCTACTATTTGCGGTTAACCAGCAGATTGCAGGACCCTTGGCCGTATTGCACGAAGGTGACGAGGTTGCTTTTATGCCTCCGGTCAGCGGCGGGATGGACGATAGCCACTATCGTGTTACCGGAGGGAAAATATCTGCTTCGAACTTCGCCAGGTCGCTCCAGTGCGCGTCTGACGGGGCGGTGGTCACCTTTGAGGGCATTGTCCGAAACCATTCAAACGGGAGAAAGACCCTTTACCTGGAGTACGAGGCGTATGAGGCCATGGCCATCCAGAAAATGGAAGAAATCGGGAACGAAGCCAGGGAGAAATTTTGCATCAATTCCGTCGGGATCATTCATCGCACAGGAAGGCTCAAAATCGGAGAGACCAGCGTGGCCATCGTCGTGACCGCAGCGCATCGCCGGCCGGCCTTCGAAGCCTGCCAGTACCTGATTGACCGTCTGAAGCAGGTGGTGCCCATCTGGAAGAAGGAGTATTTTGAAGACGGTGTAGTGTGGGTTGAGGGCGAAGGCCGGAAAGAGGCGCTGGCAGAAGGGCTGCTTTAG
- a CDS encoding cytochrome C: MGQRLPAWLGFFLVAACVVVGRTITLGAALPAGDLSNDVCLACHGDASASTRLGNGRTLSLYVDHKALAGSVHAGLACTDCHSDITTVPHPAKTFPDEHSVSLAYHQVCKQCHFDEYSRLLDDVHHAALAKANRHAPTCIDCHGSHAIALPAQPRSRISEACARCHAAVAGEYVKSVHGKALIEQGNNDVPVCTDCHHAHNTANPFSASWHLQIPQMCAGCHANKQLMAKYAISTAVLTTYLNDFHGMTASLHRMEKAHPREFTATCTDCHGVHDIRQVEGAGLVAIKQHLLITCRRCHTNASPNFPSAWVGHYEPSLRHSPLVYAVKLFYDIFIPLIVGGLALQILLNLWRTVVNR; encoded by the coding sequence ATGGGCCAAAGGCTCCCTGCATGGCTTGGGTTCTTCCTGGTGGCGGCGTGTGTAGTTGTGGGCCGCACAATTACCCTCGGCGCGGCTTTGCCTGCCGGGGACCTGTCGAACGACGTTTGCCTCGCCTGCCACGGCGACGCATCAGCCTCAACCAGGCTGGGAAACGGCAGGACACTTTCGCTTTACGTCGATCACAAGGCTCTCGCTGGATCGGTCCATGCAGGCCTGGCATGTACTGATTGTCATAGTGACATCACGACCGTGCCGCACCCAGCCAAAACTTTTCCAGACGAACACTCTGTGTCGCTGGCATACCATCAGGTCTGCAAACAATGCCATTTTGACGAATACAGCCGCCTGCTGGATGATGTTCATCACGCGGCGCTGGCCAAGGCCAACAGGCATGCCCCGACGTGCATAGATTGCCACGGCTCGCACGCAATTGCCCTGCCCGCACAGCCACGCTCACGCATTTCGGAAGCCTGCGCCCGCTGTCATGCGGCCGTCGCCGGTGAGTATGTCAAAAGCGTTCATGGAAAGGCGCTGATCGAGCAGGGCAACAACGACGTCCCGGTCTGCACTGATTGCCACCACGCTCATAACACGGCCAACCCTTTTTCGGCGTCATGGCATCTGCAGATCCCGCAAATGTGCGCGGGCTGCCACGCCAATAAGCAGTTGATGGCGAAGTACGCGATTTCCACGGCGGTCCTGACTACCTACCTGAACGATTTCCATGGCATGACGGCATCACTCCACCGCATGGAGAAGGCGCATCCACGCGAGTTCACGGCAACCTGCACTGACTGCCACGGGGTCCACGACATCCGGCAGGTGGAGGGCGCCGGGCTGGTGGCCATCAAGCAACATCTGCTCATAACCTGCCGCCGATGCCACACGAACGCCAGTCCAAACTTCCCTTCGGCGTGGGTTGGACACTACGAGCCCAGCCTGCGGCACTCTCCGTTGGTCTATGCAGTCAAATTGTTCTATGACATCTTCATTCCTCTTATCGTGGGAGGCCTCGCACTGCAGATTTTGCTGAACCTCTGGCGGACGGTGGTGAATCGATGA